A window of the Halobacterium hubeiense genome harbors these coding sequences:
- a CDS encoding ABC transporter permease, with protein sequence MSTETQTPDVDRGIVERLRASPFLSELLSNRLAVIGITLILGVFAVAIYARFAYDLNAITSTNFGTNPTEAAPSAQYWFGTDGQARDIFPRVLYGAWYAMLYGTVTVIASTVLGVGLGIVAAYYGDLTDNVIMRTMDVLLSFPSLLLALALVTIFPDNLGLWRAVAALTLVYTPRFARVVRGAALKVLEDEYIEATRALGATDPRLLVRHVLPNCLAPITVQSTLNFGLAIIDIAALSFLGFGASPGEPTWGMMLSNGVEYGLFSGAWWWSFFPGLFLALTVLGFNLLGDGMRDALDPRMREAVD encoded by the coding sequence ATGAGCACCGAAACCCAGACCCCCGACGTCGACCGTGGCATCGTCGAACGGCTCCGCGCGAGCCCGTTCCTCTCCGAACTGCTGTCGAACCGGCTGGCGGTCATCGGCATCACGCTCATCCTGGGCGTGTTCGCGGTCGCCATCTACGCGCGGTTCGCCTACGACCTGAACGCGATTACGTCCACGAACTTCGGCACGAACCCCACCGAGGCCGCGCCGAGCGCGCAGTACTGGTTCGGGACGGACGGCCAGGCCCGCGACATCTTCCCGCGCGTGCTGTACGGCGCGTGGTACGCGATGCTGTACGGCACCGTCACGGTCATCGCCTCGACCGTGCTCGGCGTCGGTCTCGGCATCGTCGCGGCGTACTACGGTGACCTCACGGACAACGTCATCATGCGCACGATGGACGTGCTGCTGTCGTTCCCGTCGCTGCTGCTGGCGCTCGCGCTGGTCACCATCTTCCCGGATAACCTTGGCCTGTGGCGCGCGGTCGCGGCGCTGACGCTCGTGTACACGCCGCGGTTCGCGCGCGTCGTCCGCGGCGCCGCGCTGAAAGTGCTGGAAGACGAGTACATCGAGGCGACGCGCGCGCTCGGCGCGACCGACCCCCGGCTGCTCGTGCGCCACGTCCTCCCGAACTGCCTGGCGCCCATCACCGTCCAGTCGACGCTGAACTTCGGGCTCGCCATCATCGACATCGCGGCGCTGTCGTTCCTCGGGTTCGGCGCTAGCCCCGGCGAGCCGACGTGGGGGATGATGCTGTCGAACGGCGTCGAGTACGGCCTCTTCTCGGGCGCGTGGTGGTGGTCGTTCTTCCCCGGCCTGTTCCTCGCACTGACGGTTCTGGGGTTCAACCTCCTCGGGGACGGGATGCGGGACGCCCTCGACCCGCGGATGCGGGAAGCCGTTGACTGA
- a CDS encoding DUF7268 family protein: protein MTDSPREDSASPRELVVRAGRWTLRGAAVGIAVSLALLVVTSPKGATDTAFALGALVLGFGVFAWATAVGLGETLRGVKQYVDVGSAWTEAGAREAFFVLSWTGAGWAFAAAVTSIALGV from the coding sequence TTGACTGATTCCCCCCGCGAGGACTCGGCGAGTCCACGCGAACTCGTGGTTCGCGCGGGCCGCTGGACGCTCCGCGGCGCCGCCGTCGGCATCGCCGTCTCGCTGGCGCTACTCGTCGTCACGTCCCCGAAGGGCGCCACGGACACGGCGTTCGCGCTCGGCGCGCTCGTGCTCGGGTTCGGCGTGTTCGCGTGGGCGACCGCCGTCGGCCTCGGCGAGACGCTCCGCGGCGTCAAGCAGTACGTCGACGTCGGCTCCGCGTGGACCGAGGCCGGCGCCCGCGAGGCCTTCTTCGTGCTGTCGTGGACGGGCGCCGGCTGGGCGTTCGCCGCCGCCGTCACGTCGATAGCGCTCGGCGTCTAG
- a CDS encoding amino acid kinase family protein, whose amino-acid sequence MRTVVALGGNALAPSGEATIAAQRERIEATADQLRELHEAGHDLVLTHGNGPQVGALLRQQEESDAPERPLDVLVAETQAQLGYLLQQALDERIHASVASVVTQVEVDPEDPAFGEPSKPVGPYLSAEQAGERDFETTDVTTPEGETAHRRVVPSPEPRRILEGERIETLVGDSEPVVCGGGGGVPVTVGDDGIEGVAAVVDKDHTTRLVAERVGADVLVMATDVPCVYADFGTPEQSRIADATAAEMREHLAGGEFGEGSMEPKIQACLDFLDAGGERAVVAGTEDVAAAVRGDAGTQIHPG is encoded by the coding sequence ATGCGAACGGTCGTCGCGCTCGGCGGGAACGCGCTCGCGCCGAGCGGGGAAGCCACGATAGCCGCCCAGCGCGAGCGAATCGAGGCGACCGCCGACCAGCTACGGGAACTCCACGAGGCGGGCCACGACCTCGTGTTGACCCACGGGAACGGCCCGCAGGTCGGCGCGCTGCTCCGCCAGCAGGAGGAGTCGGACGCGCCCGAGCGGCCGCTGGACGTGCTCGTCGCGGAGACGCAGGCCCAGCTCGGCTACCTCCTCCAGCAGGCCCTCGACGAGCGCATTCACGCCAGCGTCGCGTCGGTCGTCACGCAGGTGGAAGTCGACCCCGAGGACCCGGCGTTCGGGGAGCCGTCGAAGCCGGTCGGCCCGTACCTGAGCGCCGAGCAGGCCGGCGAGCGCGACTTCGAGACGACGGACGTGACGACGCCGGAGGGCGAGACGGCGCACCGGCGGGTCGTCCCGTCACCGGAGCCGAGGCGGATTTTAGAGGGCGAGCGCATCGAGACTCTCGTCGGGGACAGCGAACCCGTCGTCTGCGGCGGCGGGGGCGGCGTCCCAGTGACTGTCGGGGACGACGGAATCGAGGGGGTGGCGGCGGTCGTGGACAAAGACCACACGACGCGCCTCGTCGCCGAGCGCGTCGGTGCGGACGTGCTGGTGATGGCGACGGACGTGCCCTGCGTGTACGCGGACTTCGGGACGCCCGAGCAGTCACGCATCGCGGACGCGACCGCCGCAGAGATGCGCGAGCACCTCGCTGGCGGCGAGTTCGGCGAGGGGAGCATGGAACCGAAAATTCAGGCGTGTCTGGACTTTCTGGACGCGGGCGGCGAGCGCGCGGTCGTCGCGGGCACCGAAGACGTCGCTGCGGCGGTCAGAGGCGACGCCGGCACGCAGATTCACCCGGGCTAG
- a CDS encoding dihydroorotase — MRVIRNATLPDGLERDVRITDGRIDAVGEDLDGETLVDATGKRLLPGMIDAHVHFRQPGYGHKETWATGSRSAAAGGVTTVVDQPNTEPPTVTGAAFDEKAEYAADSLVDWGINGGVTAEWERETLFDRPLFALGEVFLADSTGDMGIDAELFADACRRAAEEDVVVTVHAEDAELFDESARERDDADAWSAYRTAEAEEAAVERAVGVGGNVGATVHVAHTSTPEGVDAARAGGATCEVTPHHLFLSREELDDLGTFGRMNPPLRSEARREALFERLADGEVDVVATDHAPHTREEKDASIWDAPSGVPGVETALPLLLQAASEGRLSFERVRDVTAANPAEIFDLPRKGRIEAGRDADLVLVDPEESREIRGDDLHSNCGWTPFEGMAGVFPELTLVRGTVVWDGEAFADHGGENVRA, encoded by the coding sequence ATGCGAGTAATCCGGAACGCGACGCTCCCCGACGGACTGGAGCGGGACGTCCGCATCACGGACGGCCGCATCGACGCGGTGGGCGAGGACCTCGACGGGGAGACGCTGGTGGACGCCACGGGGAAGCGCTTGCTCCCGGGGATGATTGACGCACACGTGCACTTCCGCCAGCCGGGGTACGGGCACAAGGAGACGTGGGCGACGGGGTCGCGGAGCGCGGCGGCGGGCGGGGTCACGACCGTCGTGGACCAGCCGAACACGGAGCCGCCGACGGTGACGGGGGCGGCGTTCGACGAGAAGGCCGAGTACGCGGCCGACTCGCTCGTGGACTGGGGTATCAACGGCGGCGTCACCGCCGAGTGGGAGCGCGAGACGCTGTTCGACCGGCCGCTGTTCGCGCTCGGGGAGGTGTTCCTGGCGGACTCGACGGGCGACATGGGCATCGACGCCGAGTTGTTCGCGGACGCCTGTCGCCGGGCCGCAGAGGAGGACGTGGTCGTGACGGTCCACGCCGAGGACGCGGAGCTGTTCGACGAGTCGGCCCGGGAGCGCGACGACGCGGACGCGTGGAGCGCGTACCGCACGGCCGAGGCCGAGGAGGCGGCCGTCGAACGCGCGGTCGGCGTCGGCGGGAACGTCGGCGCGACGGTTCACGTCGCGCACACGTCCACGCCGGAGGGCGTGGACGCGGCGCGCGCGGGCGGCGCGACCTGCGAGGTGACGCCCCACCACCTCTTCCTCTCGCGCGAGGAGCTCGACGACCTCGGGACGTTCGGGCGGATGAACCCGCCGCTGCGCAGCGAGGCGCGCCGCGAGGCGCTGTTCGAGCGGCTCGCGGACGGCGAGGTGGACGTGGTGGCGACCGACCACGCGCCCCACACGCGCGAGGAGAAGGACGCGAGCATCTGGGACGCGCCCTCGGGCGTACCGGGCGTCGAGACGGCGCTGCCGCTGCTGCTGCAGGCCGCCAGCGAGGGACGCCTGAGCTTCGAGCGCGTGCGGGACGTGACGGCCGCCAATCCCGCCGAGATTTTCGACCTGCCGCGGAAGGGCCGCATCGAGGCGGGACGGGACGCCGACCTCGTGCTCGTTGACCCCGAGGAATCCCGGGAAATCCGCGGCGACGACCTCCACTCGAACTGCGGGTGGACGCCGTTCGAGGGGATGGCGGGCGTGTTCCCGGAGTTGACGCTGGTGCGCGGGACGGTCGTCTGGGACGGCGAGGCGTTCGCCGACCACGGCGGCGAGAACGTCCGCGCGTAG
- a CDS encoding ABC transporter substrate-binding protein, with protein MAGNDSQVSRRSFLKAAGTATVAATATGSVAGCLGGGGGGGTLRYGRGSHSQTLDPHATTSGEVAKVTNQAYETLIGFQPGEATLTESLATDWTMDGSNVTLQLREGVTFHDGTEFTADDFIASYRRFVDEDYEYYFDDASAYGPFTLGNWIDSVSKDGDYTLNITLSQTYAPFLRNLAMFVSVVISQDAIEGDTNLAQEMVGTGPFELSELDNSNNRIQLTAFGDYWGDSPNVDEVLFLTRGQNSTRAQALVEEEMEIIDGLDPDTIQTIEDSDTASAETTQGINIGYMSFNMSRVEAFRDRRVRQAVSYAIDTQSIVENIYSGIATQADQPIPPALFGHNDDLSPYPHDPEQAQSLLEEAGYGDGFSFELTTFQNPRGYNPAPLPTAETIRSNLDEVGIDVTIDDRQFGDYLTYTSEGRHDASLAGWYTDNADPDNFCYVLLHPQCEVPEGQDWVSWDTEGFNTSNRSAWANSEYMSLIEEAQTTTTQSERASLYSDAAEIAHDEAPWVYIDYAEEVRGVSNRVSNYTISAIGGPHLDLVELE; from the coding sequence ATGGCAGGCAATGACAGTCAGGTCTCACGGCGCAGCTTCCTGAAGGCTGCCGGTACCGCAACCGTCGCCGCGACCGCGACGGGCTCGGTCGCCGGCTGTCTCGGCGGCGGCGGTGGCGGCGGCACGCTCCGGTACGGCCGGGGTTCGCACTCCCAGACGCTTGACCCGCACGCCACCACCAGCGGGGAAGTCGCGAAGGTCACCAACCAGGCCTACGAGACGCTCATCGGCTTCCAGCCCGGCGAAGCCACGCTCACCGAGTCGCTGGCGACCGACTGGACGATGGACGGCTCGAACGTCACCCTCCAGCTCCGCGAGGGCGTGACTTTCCACGACGGCACCGAGTTCACCGCCGACGACTTCATCGCCAGCTACCGGCGCTTCGTCGACGAGGACTACGAGTACTACTTCGACGACGCCTCCGCGTACGGGCCGTTCACGCTCGGCAACTGGATCGACAGCGTCTCCAAGGACGGCGATTACACCCTGAACATCACGCTCTCGCAGACGTACGCGCCGTTCCTCCGGAACCTCGCGATGTTCGTCTCCGTGGTCATCTCCCAGGACGCCATCGAGGGCGACACGAACCTCGCCCAGGAGATGGTCGGCACCGGCCCCTTCGAGCTCTCCGAGCTCGACAACTCGAACAACCGCATCCAGCTCACCGCGTTCGGCGACTACTGGGGCGACAGCCCGAACGTCGACGAGGTGCTGTTCCTCACGCGCGGTCAGAACTCCACGCGCGCGCAGGCGCTCGTCGAGGAGGAGATGGAGATTATCGACGGCCTGGACCCGGACACCATCCAGACCATCGAGGACTCGGACACCGCGTCCGCGGAGACGACGCAGGGCATCAACATCGGGTACATGAGCTTCAACATGTCCCGCGTCGAGGCGTTCCGCGACCGCCGCGTCCGGCAGGCAGTCAGCTACGCCATCGACACGCAGTCCATCGTCGAGAACATCTACTCGGGCATCGCGACGCAGGCCGACCAGCCGATTCCGCCCGCGCTGTTCGGGCACAACGACGACCTCAGCCCGTACCCCCACGACCCCGAGCAGGCGCAGTCGCTGCTCGAAGAAGCCGGCTACGGCGACGGCTTCTCCTTCGAGCTGACTACCTTCCAGAACCCCCGCGGCTACAACCCCGCGCCGCTCCCGACCGCCGAGACCATCCGGTCGAACCTCGACGAGGTCGGCATCGACGTCACCATCGACGACCGGCAGTTCGGCGACTACCTCACGTACACCTCCGAGGGGCGCCACGACGCCAGCCTCGCGGGCTGGTACACTGACAACGCCGACCCCGACAACTTCTGTTACGTCCTCCTGCACCCGCAGTGCGAGGTGCCCGAGGGCCAGGACTGGGTGTCGTGGGACACCGAGGGCTTCAACACGTCGAACCGCTCGGCGTGGGCGAACTCCGAGTACATGAGCCTCATCGAGGAGGCGCAGACGACGACCACGCAGAGCGAGCGCGCGAGCCTCTACAGCGACGCCGCCGAAATCGCTCACGACGAGGCGCCGTGGGTGTACATCGACTACGCCGAGGAGGTGCGCGGTGTCAGCAACCGCGTGAGCAACTACACCATCTCGGCCATCGGCGGCCCGCACCTCGACCTCGTCGAGCTCGAGTAA
- a CDS encoding ABC transporter permease, producing MVSKRFVAKRLLLLVPVLFGVATVVFAILHLSPGDPAVAIAGNRASQAFVEQVRTELGLNDPLWQQYVRFLGEAATFNFGESYQIQRGTPVSQILANRLPITIELAVLGQLAGLLFGLPLGILSAVKQDTWTDHLTRIGALSGISIPIYWSGPLLILLFAQFLGVLPTSGRIGSAHFIDSATGFILVDTLLEGDLLAFRSAARHLLLPVVVLGIYQMALISRMMRSSMIEVIRQDYMRTARAKGQGEKITTMKHGLRNAFIPVITIIGIQFGALLGGAVLTETVFEINGIGTLLVDAINQNDYPVVQATVLVFAVMYTLVNLLVDVTYSVLDPRIEQ from the coding sequence ATGGTCTCAAAGCGGTTCGTCGCGAAACGGTTGCTGCTCCTCGTCCCCGTGCTGTTCGGGGTGGCGACCGTGGTGTTCGCGATTCTCCACCTCTCGCCGGGCGACCCCGCGGTCGCGATTGCCGGGAACCGAGCCAGCCAGGCGTTCGTCGAGCAAGTCCGCACGGAACTCGGGCTGAACGACCCGCTCTGGCAGCAGTACGTCCGGTTCCTCGGCGAGGCCGCCACGTTCAACTTCGGCGAGTCCTACCAGATTCAGCGCGGCACGCCCGTCAGCCAGATTCTCGCCAACCGCCTCCCCATCACCATCGAACTCGCGGTGCTGGGCCAGCTCGCGGGCCTGCTGTTCGGCCTGCCGCTGGGCATCCTGAGCGCGGTCAAGCAGGACACGTGGACCGACCACCTCACGCGCATCGGCGCGCTCAGCGGCATCAGCATCCCCATCTACTGGAGCGGACCGCTGCTCATCCTGCTGTTCGCGCAGTTCCTCGGCGTCCTCCCCACCAGCGGCCGCATCGGCTCCGCGCACTTCATCGACTCCGCCACCGGCTTCATCCTCGTCGATACGCTGCTTGAGGGCGACCTCCTCGCGTTCCGGTCCGCGGCCCGCCACCTCCTGTTGCCCGTCGTCGTGCTGGGCATCTACCAGATGGCGCTCATCTCGCGGATGATGCGCTCGTCGATGATCGAGGTCATCAGGCAGGACTACATGCGGACCGCCCGCGCGAAGGGCCAGGGCGAGAAGATTACGACGATGAAACACGGCCTGCGGAACGCGTTCATCCCCGTCATCACCATCATCGGCATCCAGTTCGGCGCGCTGCTGGGCGGCGCCGTCCTCACCGAGACGGTCTTCGAGATCAACGGCATCGGCACGCTGCTGGTGGACGCCATCAACCAGAACGACTACCCGGTCGTGCAGGCCACCGTGCTCGTGTTCGCGGTGATGTACACGCTGGTGAACCTCCTCGTGGACGTGACCTACTCCGTGCTTGACCCCCGCATCGAACAATGA